One part of the Halopenitus persicus genome encodes these proteins:
- a CDS encoding carboxypeptidase regulatory-like domain-containing protein — MNGKRFTAVIAALALVLSAFAAPGVFAGFANASDHTGISASPDNAGETSTVSLTEDVPSNADSETFASFKINADSTDFSNVAASDVTVGIDTNGDGAVDTTQSSDVSSVSTSDSGTTLTVSMNTGSTSIATLADSDDLIIDVANASNPADEGDYSVSTQVNGYEAGSHTLDITPPLSSTTFTVVDRDGNAVESATIAVEGSTYTTDANGTVSADLTAWEHTVVVSADGYDDDSREITVAEGGDSAEITIDERGAEVASPQVEGVQLAAEQPRFGFAPTNIGSFDLGFLTEEVTSLEVSEQATDGTLVVDMQGSDLTDDFSTEASDGEPVDEFTVEVDGEKVPVYSANGDNAEDGATYGVYDSDAQSVTVHLGDDYNGSEEVDVGVSSNELGFDEQFDVFGLDDFVPGGVPGL, encoded by the coding sequence ATGAACGGAAAGCGATTCACAGCAGTGATCGCGGCGCTTGCGCTGGTTCTGTCGGCCTTCGCCGCCCCCGGCGTCTTCGCCGGATTCGCCAACGCCAGCGATCACACCGGCATCTCGGCGTCCCCCGATAACGCGGGCGAGACCTCCACGGTCAGTCTGACCGAGGACGTCCCGTCCAACGCGGACTCCGAGACCTTTGCATCGTTCAAGATCAACGCGGACAGCACTGACTTCAGCAACGTCGCCGCCTCCGACGTCACCGTCGGTATCGACACCAACGGTGACGGCGCGGTGGACACCACGCAGTCCAGTGACGTGTCTTCGGTGTCCACCTCGGACAGCGGCACCACGCTGACTGTCTCGATGAACACGGGCTCCACGTCGATCGCGACGCTCGCCGACTCGGATGACCTGATCATCGACGTCGCCAACGCCAGCAACCCCGCTGACGAGGGCGACTACAGCGTCAGCACGCAGGTCAACGGCTACGAGGCTGGCAGCCACACGCTCGACATCACCCCGCCGCTCTCCAGCACGACGTTCACCGTCGTTGACCGCGACGGCAACGCCGTCGAGTCGGCCACCATCGCCGTCGAGGGCAGCACCTACACGACCGACGCCAACGGCACGGTCTCCGCTGACCTGACCGCGTGGGAGCACACCGTCGTCGTCTCCGCTGACGGGTACGATGACGACTCCCGCGAGATCACCGTCGCTGAAGGCGGTGACAGCGCGGAGATCACCATCGACGAGCGCGGCGCGGAGGTTGCCTCGCCGCAGGTTGAGGGCGTCCAGCTCGCCGCCGAGCAGCCCCGCTTCGGCTTCGCGCCCACCAACATCGGCTCCTTTGACCTCGGCTTCCTGACCGAGGAGGTCACCAGCCTCGAGGTCTCGGAGCAGGCGACTGACGGCACCCTCGTCGTCGACATGCAGGGCAGTGACCTCACCGACGACTTCTCGACGGAGGCCAGCGATGGCGAGCCCGTCGACGAGTTCACGGTGGAGGTTGACGGCGAGAAGGTTCCCGTCTACTCCGCTAACGGCGACAACGCCGAGGACGGCGCCACGTACGGTGTCTACGACAGTGACGCGCAGAGCGTCACCGTCCACCTCGGCGACGACTACAACGGCTCCGAGGAGGTTGACGTCGGCGTCTCCAGCAACGAGCTTGGCTTCGACGAGCAGTTCGACGTGTTCGGGCTCGATGACTTCGTCCCCGGAGGCGTCCCCGGACTGTAG